Proteins encoded by one window of Kribbella italica:
- the rodA gene encoding rod shape-determining protein RodA: MSLLTMRPVRSRVDRRSALWQADWVLVLGVLALAFLGGLLVWSATYQRTSLTDGHPQAYLFRHALNFAIGAVLAVGAAVTDHRRLRILAPLLYAASLLGLILVLVPGVGAVINGSRSWIELPWMSVQPSEFAKLAVIVGMALLIAEKGETNHRENARTIDIAQAIAVAAIPVLLVMLQPDLGTVMVLGSIVFGIIAVSGVPKRWMLGLVTAAVLIATLAIQFNVLKEYQLARFTAFADPSQDPQGIGYNVNQARIAIGNGGVFGQGLFHGSQTQNAFVPEQHTDFVFTVAGEELGLIGAGAIIALFALILWRGLRIAINARDAFDRLVATGIVCWFAFQAFENIGMTLGIMPVTGLPLPFVSYGGSSMFAGLLAIGLLQNIHLRTHEI; the protein is encoded by the coding sequence ATGAGCCTGCTGACGATGCGACCGGTCCGGTCGCGCGTGGACCGGCGGTCCGCGCTCTGGCAGGCCGACTGGGTGCTGGTGCTCGGCGTACTCGCGCTCGCCTTTCTCGGTGGGCTGCTCGTCTGGTCGGCGACGTACCAGCGGACGTCGTTGACCGACGGACACCCGCAGGCGTACCTGTTCCGGCACGCGCTGAACTTCGCGATCGGCGCCGTCCTCGCGGTCGGCGCCGCGGTCACCGACCACCGCCGCCTCCGCATCCTCGCGCCTCTGCTGTACGCCGCGTCGCTGCTCGGCCTGATCCTCGTGCTCGTGCCCGGCGTCGGTGCGGTGATCAACGGCTCGCGCTCGTGGATCGAACTGCCCTGGATGTCGGTCCAGCCCAGCGAGTTCGCCAAGCTCGCGGTCATCGTCGGCATGGCGCTGCTGATCGCCGAGAAGGGCGAGACCAACCACCGCGAGAACGCCCGCACCATCGACATCGCCCAGGCCATCGCGGTCGCCGCGATCCCCGTCCTCCTGGTGATGCTCCAGCCCGACCTCGGCACGGTGATGGTGCTCGGCTCGATCGTTTTCGGCATCATCGCCGTCTCCGGCGTCCCCAAGCGCTGGATGCTGGGCCTCGTCACCGCCGCGGTCCTGATCGCGACCCTGGCCATCCAGTTCAACGTCCTCAAGGAATACCAGCTGGCCCGCTTCACCGCCTTCGCGGACCCGTCCCAGGACCCCCAAGGCATCGGCTACAACGTCAACCAGGCCCGCATCGCGATCGGCAACGGCGGCGTCTTCGGCCAAGGCCTCTTCCACGGCTCCCAGACCCAGAACGCCTTCGTCCCCGAACAACACACCGACTTCGTCTTCACCGTCGCTGGCGAAGAACTCGGCCTGATCGGCGCCGGCGCCATCATCGCCCTCTTCGCCCTCATCCTCTGGCGAGGCCTCCGCATCGCCATCAACGCCCGCGACGCCTTCGACCGCCTGGTAGCCACCGGCATCGTCTGCTGGTTCGCCTTCCAGGCCTTCGAAAACATCGGCATGACCCTGGGCATCATGCCCGTCACCGGCCTGCCCCTGCCGTTCGTCTCCTACGGCGGCAGTTCGATGTTCGCCGGCCTCCTAGCCATAGGCCTCCTCCAGAACATCCACCTCCGCACCCACGAGATCTAA
- a CDS encoding winged helix-turn-helix transcriptional regulator, with amino-acid sequence MVTKQYSGAPEDADLTRADSLAREIFSDIANKWAFLIIELLADRTLRFSELRNEIEGISHKMLTQNLRMLERYGLVERTVYPTVPPRVEYTLTAAGQALHEIVSGMCDWTHRYLAHIETSRQAFDA; translated from the coding sequence ATGGTGACCAAGCAGTACAGCGGCGCGCCCGAGGACGCCGATCTCACCCGCGCCGACTCGCTGGCACGGGAGATCTTCTCCGACATCGCGAACAAGTGGGCGTTCCTGATCATCGAACTGCTCGCCGACCGCACGCTGCGCTTCAGCGAGCTGCGCAACGAGATCGAGGGCATCAGCCACAAGATGCTCACCCAGAACCTGCGCATGCTCGAGCGCTACGGCCTGGTCGAACGGACCGTTTACCCGACCGTTCCGCCGCGCGTCGAGTACACGCTGACCGCAGCCGGCCAAGCTCTGCACGAGATCGTCAGCGGAATGTGCGACTGGACGCACCGGTACCTCGCGCACATCGAGACCTCGCGGCAAGCCTTCGACGCCTGA
- a CDS encoding RidA family protein, protein MTVTLINPAELPQIDLYRQVAVATGSRLVFVAGQVAWDEAGTTVGAGDLAAQVEQVYLNLGTALAAAGATFDDVAKLTAYLVDWTPDKMPAFLEGAGRAFARLGVNPAPPFTGIGVAALAAPDLLIEIEAVAVID, encoded by the coding sequence ATGACCGTCACCCTGATCAACCCCGCCGAACTGCCGCAGATCGACCTGTACCGGCAGGTCGCGGTCGCGACCGGTTCGCGGCTGGTGTTCGTCGCCGGCCAGGTCGCGTGGGACGAGGCCGGTACGACGGTCGGCGCGGGCGATCTCGCCGCGCAGGTCGAGCAGGTGTACCTGAACCTCGGCACGGCGCTGGCCGCGGCCGGTGCGACCTTCGACGACGTCGCCAAGCTGACCGCGTACCTGGTCGACTGGACGCCGGACAAGATGCCGGCGTTCCTCGAAGGCGCCGGCCGGGCCTTCGCGCGGCTCGGGGTGAACCCGGCCCCGCCGTTCACCGGCATCGGCGTCGCCGCCCTGGCCGCGCCGGACCTGCTGATCGAGATCGAGGCCGTCGCCGTCATCGACTGA
- a CDS encoding Lrp/AsnC family transcriptional regulator — translation MDELDTALLRMLQNDARRTNRDMAAELGIAPSTCLERIRGLRERGVISGYHAAVDLHAIDRSTQAIISIKLRPQAMAVATAFQDYVQSLPQTLEMFMVSGASDFLAHVAVKDTQALRDLVLQLAKRQEIGDIRSSVVFEHHRRTTVMPL, via the coding sequence ATGGACGAACTTGATACGGCCCTGCTGCGGATGCTGCAGAACGACGCACGCCGGACCAACCGCGACATGGCCGCCGAACTCGGCATCGCGCCGTCGACCTGCCTCGAACGGATCCGCGGGCTGCGCGAGCGTGGCGTGATCAGCGGGTACCACGCGGCCGTCGACCTGCACGCGATCGACCGGTCCACCCAGGCGATCATCTCGATCAAGCTCCGCCCGCAGGCGATGGCCGTGGCGACCGCGTTCCAGGACTACGTGCAGAGCCTGCCGCAGACGCTGGAAATGTTCATGGTCTCGGGCGCCTCGGACTTCCTCGCCCACGTCGCGGTGAAGGACACGCAGGCGCTGCGCGATCTCGTCCTGCAGCTGGCCAAGCGCCAGGAGATCGGCGACATCCGCAGCTCGGTCGTCTTCGAGCACCACCGCCGGACGACGGTGATGCCGCTCTGA
- a CDS encoding DUF2000 domain-containing protein, producing MLANKMVVVIAAEAPVGVALNTAALLGVALGHHHEDVVGAAVEDASGAVHEGMSAHPIPVLRASGEQLRELRDQAAGRDGVTVHDMNQVAQRSRTYEQYTATIGGTKAEDLEYFGLGVYGPRAAVDSLTGALALYR from the coding sequence ATGCTGGCGAACAAGATGGTCGTGGTGATCGCCGCCGAGGCGCCGGTCGGCGTCGCGCTGAACACGGCGGCGTTGCTCGGGGTCGCGCTCGGGCACCACCACGAGGACGTCGTGGGCGCGGCGGTCGAGGACGCGTCGGGGGCGGTGCACGAGGGGATGAGCGCGCATCCGATCCCGGTCCTGCGGGCGTCGGGCGAGCAGTTGCGCGAGCTCCGCGACCAAGCGGCCGGGCGGGACGGCGTCACGGTGCACGACATGAACCAGGTCGCGCAGCGGTCGCGGACGTACGAGCAGTACACGGCGACGATCGGCGGGACGAAGGCGGAGGATCTGGAGTACTTCGGTCTCGGTGTGTACGGCCCACGCGCCGCGGTCGACTCGCTGACGGGCGCGCTGGCGCTCTACCGCTAG
- a CDS encoding asparaginase, whose product MSKGVPGLDGVVELATVVRNGFVESRHFGMAVAVDPDGRPIVAVGDVDAVILPRSTAKPLQAVGTLVAGAVLDERGTAIAAGSHTGEDRHVALVDAMLASAGLDRSALQCPPDRPEDAPTRFRLIAEGIDPEPVRMNCSGKHAAMLMAADDPAKYLDPSSPVQQTIQAEIERLTEATTGILTVDGCGAPLLGMPLSGLARSFSLLATAATGSAEHQVATAMREYPEYVGGRGHLNSDTMRLLPGVLAKGGAEGVIAMATPDGHAVAVKVIDGNPRATTALALTLLEKCGADVSAAEALRHVPVLGGGQPVGDILPVI is encoded by the coding sequence ATGTCGAAGGGTGTTCCTGGGCTGGACGGGGTCGTCGAGCTCGCCACGGTGGTCCGCAACGGGTTCGTCGAGAGCCGGCACTTCGGGATGGCCGTCGCGGTCGACCCCGACGGCCGGCCGATCGTCGCGGTCGGGGATGTCGATGCGGTGATCCTCCCCCGCTCGACCGCGAAGCCACTGCAGGCGGTCGGGACGTTGGTCGCGGGCGCCGTACTGGACGAACGCGGGACGGCCATCGCGGCCGGCAGCCACACCGGCGAGGACCGGCACGTCGCACTCGTCGACGCGATGCTCGCGTCCGCGGGCCTCGACCGATCGGCTCTGCAGTGCCCACCGGACCGCCCCGAAGACGCACCCACCCGCTTCCGCTTGATTGCCGAAGGCATCGACCCCGAGCCGGTCCGGATGAACTGCTCCGGGAAGCACGCCGCCATGCTGATGGCAGCTGACGACCCGGCGAAGTACCTCGACCCTTCCTCCCCCGTGCAACAGACCATCCAGGCCGAGATCGAACGGTTGACCGAGGCAACCACCGGCATCCTCACCGTCGACGGCTGCGGCGCTCCCCTGCTGGGCATGCCGCTGTCCGGCCTCGCCCGATCCTTCAGCCTGCTCGCCACAGCCGCTACCGGATCTGCGGAGCACCAGGTCGCCACCGCGATGCGCGAGTACCCCGAGTACGTCGGCGGCCGCGGCCATCTGAACTCCGACACGATGCGGCTGCTGCCCGGCGTACTGGCCAAGGGCGGCGCCGAAGGCGTCATCGCGATGGCGACTCCGGACGGCCACGCGGTCGCGGTCAAGGTGATCGACGGCAACCCGCGGGCGACCACCGCCCTGGCGCTGACCCTCCTGGAGAAATGCGGCGCCGATGTCTCGGCTGCGGAGGCACTGCGGCACGTGCCCGTGCTCGGAGGCGGCCAACCGGTGGGTGACATCCTCCCCGTGATCTGA
- the pcaD gene encoding 3-oxoadipate enol-lactonase translates to MRLNHRTTGPDDAPVVLLASSLGTTHAMWAPQLDALSKNFRVIAFDHRGHGADEAPPGPYTIEDLGNDVVELLNTTGAERASYVGISLGGAVGLWLAQNAPDRFHRFALLCPPVNPAANAQTWIDRAALVRAEGAQAIVEATLGRWFLPEYAEAHAEEVEVIRQQLLSTPAEGYAACCEALSTLDLTAGLADITAPVLLVTAEQDTSIPPETVVPLAAGIPGAHLEILEDAAHLVTYSDADRINPLLLTHLG, encoded by the coding sequence ATGCGGCTCAACCATCGGACGACCGGCCCCGACGACGCGCCCGTAGTACTGCTGGCCTCGTCGCTCGGCACCACCCACGCGATGTGGGCGCCTCAGCTCGACGCCCTGTCCAAGAACTTCCGGGTGATCGCGTTCGACCACCGCGGTCACGGCGCCGACGAGGCGCCGCCCGGGCCGTACACGATCGAGGACCTCGGCAACGACGTCGTCGAGCTGCTCAACACGACGGGTGCCGAGCGGGCGTCGTACGTCGGTATCTCGCTCGGCGGCGCGGTCGGGCTGTGGCTGGCGCAGAACGCGCCGGATCGTTTCCACCGCTTTGCGCTGCTCTGTCCGCCGGTCAACCCCGCCGCGAATGCGCAGACCTGGATCGACCGGGCCGCGCTGGTCCGCGCGGAAGGCGCTCAGGCGATCGTCGAGGCGACGCTTGGGCGGTGGTTCCTTCCTGAGTACGCCGAGGCGCATGCCGAGGAGGTCGAGGTCATCCGCCAACAACTCCTCAGTACGCCGGCCGAAGGCTACGCCGCCTGCTGCGAGGCTCTCAGCACGCTCGACCTGACCGCGGGGCTGGCCGACATCACCGCGCCGGTCCTCCTTGTCACCGCCGAGCAGGACACGTCCATCCCACCGGAAACCGTCGTCCCACTGGCCGCCGGCATCCCCGGCGCCCACCTCGAGATCCTGGAAGACGCCGCCCACCTGGTGACGTACTCCGACGCCGACCGAATCAACCCCCTCCTCCTCACCCACCTGGGCTGA
- a CDS encoding PPOX class F420-dependent oxidoreductase has translation MPKELSTEVRAVVESTAIGHLATVLPDGSPHSVPIWVDTEGSYVVFLTGPESRKARNLRQDPRVALSLTAPDNPFLPVTLRGRVVDWLDGDAAWTIVDRVAMKYIGQPYDRNLERVVALIEVDHHTVGVR, from the coding sequence ATGCCCAAGGAACTCAGCACCGAAGTCCGCGCCGTCGTCGAGAGCACCGCGATCGGCCACCTCGCCACCGTGCTCCCCGACGGCTCACCCCACTCCGTACCGATCTGGGTCGACACCGAGGGCTCGTACGTGGTCTTCCTGACCGGCCCTGAATCTCGCAAGGCCCGCAACCTACGACAGGACCCGCGCGTCGCCCTCTCGCTGACCGCCCCGGACAACCCGTTCCTGCCGGTAACGCTGCGCGGCCGCGTCGTCGACTGGCTCGACGGAGACGCCGCGTGGACGATCGTCGATCGCGTCGCGATGAAGTACATCGGCCAGCCGTACGACCGGAACCTGGAGCGAGTCGTAGCCCTGATCGAGGTCGACCACCACACGGTGGGAGTCCGGTGA
- a CDS encoding winged helix-turn-helix transcriptional regulator yields the protein MQRTQFSDMACSIARTLDVIGEPWSPLVLRDIWAGINRFDQIQADLGISRKVLTERLSWLVEQGVLERRPYDARPRYEYALTAKGTDLLDVLMAMSGWGDKYLAGEAGPPVLYRHHACGDITRPELRCADCGEPMRAADVELLPGPGAKGRDAGDGQRRR from the coding sequence ATGCAGAGGACCCAGTTCAGTGACATGGCGTGCTCGATCGCCCGCACGCTCGACGTGATCGGCGAGCCCTGGTCGCCGCTGGTGCTGCGCGACATCTGGGCCGGGATCAACCGTTTCGACCAGATCCAGGCCGATCTCGGCATCTCGCGCAAGGTGCTGACCGAGCGGCTGAGCTGGCTCGTCGAGCAGGGTGTGCTCGAGCGCAGGCCGTACGACGCGCGCCCGCGCTACGAGTACGCCCTGACCGCCAAGGGCACCGACCTGCTCGACGTACTGATGGCGATGTCCGGCTGGGGCGACAAGTACCTGGCTGGCGAGGCCGGTCCGCCCGTGCTCTACCGGCACCACGCCTGCGGCGACATCACCAGGCCCGAGCTGCGCTGCGCGGACTGCGGCGAGCCCATGCGTGCCGCGGACGTCGAGCTGCTGCCCGGCCCAGGCGCCAAAGGCAGGGATGCGGGGGATGGGCAACGGCGGCGTTAG
- a CDS encoding TIGR03960 family B12-binding radical SAM protein: protein MTVESLFPRLEPVLPGVQKPIQYVGGELNSVSKDWDTASVRWALMYPDAYEVALPNQGVQILYEVLNERDHILAERTYSVWPDMEAVMREHKIPQFTLDSHRPVRAFDVFGLSFSTELGYTNMLTALDLAGIPLYAVDRTEDDPIVLAGGHAAFNPEPIADFIDAAVLGDGEEIVLAVSEVIREWKDEGRPGGRDEVLLRLAKSGGVYIPKFFTVEYLPDGRIQRVAPNKPGVPWRTAKHTVMDLDAWPYPKKPLVPLAETVHERYSVEIFRGCTRGCRFCQAGMITRPVRERSITTIGAMVENGLKQSGFEEVGLLSLSSADHSEIAEVAKGLGDQYEGSNVSLSLPSTRVDAFNITLANEFSRNGRRSGLTFAPEGGSDRMRKVINKMVSEEDLIRTVAAAYSHGWRQVKLYFMCGLPTETDEDVLAIADLAKRVIATGREVSGRNDIRCTVSIGGFVPKPHTPFQWASQLGVGETDARLAKLGAAIRSDRKYAKAIGFRYHDGKPGIIEGLLSRGDRRVGRIIEAVWRDGGRFDGWSEHFSYERWLDCADKALAGEPVDLAWFTTREREYAEVLPWDHLDSGLDRDWLWEDWQDALEEDGAIEVEDCRWTPCFDCGVCPQMGTEIQIGPTGKKLLPLSVV from the coding sequence ATGACTGTCGAGTCGTTGTTCCCCCGCCTGGAGCCCGTGCTTCCGGGTGTGCAGAAGCCGATCCAGTACGTCGGTGGTGAGCTGAACTCGGTCAGCAAGGACTGGGACACCGCGAGCGTGCGCTGGGCGCTGATGTACCCGGACGCCTACGAGGTCGCGCTGCCCAACCAGGGCGTGCAGATCCTGTACGAGGTGCTGAACGAGCGCGACCACATCCTCGCCGAGCGGACCTACTCGGTCTGGCCGGACATGGAGGCGGTGATGCGGGAGCACAAGATCCCGCAGTTCACGCTCGACAGCCACCGGCCGGTGCGGGCGTTCGACGTGTTCGGCCTGTCGTTCTCGACCGAGCTCGGGTACACGAACATGCTGACCGCGCTCGACCTGGCCGGGATCCCGCTGTACGCCGTGGACCGGACCGAGGACGACCCGATCGTGCTGGCCGGCGGCCACGCGGCCTTCAACCCCGAACCGATCGCGGACTTCATCGACGCGGCGGTGCTCGGCGACGGTGAGGAGATCGTGCTCGCGGTCTCCGAGGTGATCCGGGAGTGGAAGGACGAGGGCCGCCCGGGCGGTCGCGACGAGGTGCTGCTGCGGCTGGCGAAGTCCGGCGGCGTCTACATCCCCAAGTTCTTCACCGTCGAGTACCTGCCCGACGGCCGGATCCAGCGCGTCGCGCCGAACAAGCCGGGCGTTCCGTGGCGGACGGCGAAGCACACGGTGATGGACCTGGACGCCTGGCCGTACCCGAAGAAGCCGCTGGTCCCGCTGGCCGAGACCGTACACGAGCGGTACTCGGTCGAGATCTTCCGCGGCTGCACGCGCGGCTGCCGGTTCTGCCAGGCCGGGATGATCACCCGCCCGGTCCGTGAGCGCAGCATCACCACGATCGGCGCCATGGTCGAGAACGGGCTGAAGCAGTCCGGGTTCGAGGAGGTCGGGCTGCTCAGCCTGAGCTCCGCCGACCACAGCGAGATCGCCGAGGTCGCGAAGGGGCTGGGCGACCAGTACGAGGGCAGCAACGTGTCGTTGTCGTTGCCTTCGACAAGGGTCGACGCGTTCAACATCACGCTGGCCAACGAGTTCTCCCGCAACGGCCGGCGCAGCGGCCTGACCTTCGCTCCCGAGGGCGGCTCGGACCGGATGCGCAAGGTGATCAACAAGATGGTCAGCGAGGAGGACCTGATCCGCACGGTCGCCGCGGCGTACAGCCACGGCTGGCGGCAGGTGAAGCTGTACTTCATGTGCGGCCTGCCGACCGAGACCGACGAGGACGTGCTGGCGATCGCGGACCTGGCCAAGCGGGTGATCGCGACCGGCCGCGAGGTCTCCGGGCGCAACGACATCCGCTGCACGGTGTCGATCGGTGGGTTCGTGCCGAAGCCGCACACGCCGTTCCAGTGGGCCTCGCAGCTCGGCGTCGGGGAGACCGACGCGCGGCTGGCCAAGCTCGGCGCGGCGATCCGGTCGGATCGCAAGTACGCGAAGGCGATCGGCTTCCGGTACCACGACGGCAAGCCCGGCATCATCGAAGGCCTGCTGTCCCGCGGCGACCGCCGGGTCGGCAGGATCATCGAGGCGGTCTGGCGCGACGGCGGCCGCTTCGACGGCTGGAGCGAGCACTTCTCGTACGAGCGGTGGCTGGACTGCGCCGACAAGGCGCTGGCCGGCGAGCCGGTCGACCTGGCCTGGTTCACCACCCGCGAGCGCGAGTACGCCGAGGTCCTGCCGTGGGACCACCTGGACTCCGGCCTCGACCGCGACTGGCTGTGGGAGGACTGGCAGGACGCGCTCGAGGAGGACGGCGCGATCGAGGTCGAGGACTGCCGCTGGACCCCGTGCTTCGACTGCGGCGTCTGCCCGCAGATGGGCACCGAGATCCAGATCGGCCCCACCGGCAAGAAGCTGCTCCCGCTGTCGGTCGTCTGA
- a CDS encoding HAD-IA family hydrolase — protein MTDLKWSGCLNTRDLTGLPTRYGGTTRAGLIRTDSLHQLDDAGWAAFRDAKAGLVLDLRSDWEMTEPHPLDGDLSYRRIPWIDPVADKLRVAEDEPLMADIYRGSLDRNTGQILQAYRAIAAVPLDVPVVVHCRSGKDRTGLLVALLQELAGVPRDAIADDFAVSEANLGILQRIAAVPGTDEDRELAGRLWRSLPETILAALDHVDERYGGVRAYLAGCGLTPREIHRLGLRLLTGVEVEAVVFDFDGLLMDTETTMVESWKAEWAHHGLELDLADDFWPGHGGDTSTVRYARLAAHVPDFDRDASHARRTAHRDRMHASMDFRPGIRDWLLEARELGLRVGIASSSPRKWVVGHLERVGALDLFDVVTTGDEVDGHKPDPAVYSLALARLDLPGRSALAVEDTPHGVEAAAAAGMRTAGVPNPYVPAETMRAAGVVLDSAEQLSLSETLYAACSAG, from the coding sequence GTGACGGACCTGAAATGGAGCGGTTGCCTCAACACCCGTGACCTCACCGGCCTGCCCACCCGGTACGGCGGTACGACGCGCGCCGGGCTGATCCGGACCGACTCGCTGCACCAGCTGGACGACGCCGGCTGGGCTGCCTTCCGTGACGCGAAGGCGGGGCTCGTGCTGGATCTGCGGTCGGACTGGGAGATGACCGAGCCGCACCCGCTCGACGGCGACCTGTCGTACCGGCGGATCCCGTGGATCGACCCGGTCGCGGACAAGCTCCGGGTCGCCGAGGACGAGCCGCTGATGGCCGACATCTACCGCGGCAGCCTCGATCGCAACACCGGGCAGATCCTGCAGGCGTACCGCGCGATCGCGGCGGTGCCGCTGGACGTACCGGTGGTGGTGCACTGCCGCTCCGGCAAGGACCGGACCGGCCTGCTGGTCGCGCTGCTGCAGGAACTGGCCGGCGTACCGCGGGACGCGATCGCCGACGACTTCGCCGTCAGTGAAGCGAACCTGGGGATTCTGCAGCGGATCGCCGCGGTCCCGGGCACCGACGAGGACCGCGAGCTGGCGGGTCGCTTATGGCGATCACTGCCGGAGACGATTCTGGCGGCGCTCGATCATGTCGATGAGCGGTACGGCGGCGTACGGGCCTATCTGGCTGGGTGCGGACTGACGCCGCGGGAGATCCACCGGCTCGGGCTGAGGCTTCTGACCGGCGTTGAGGTCGAGGCGGTCGTGTTCGACTTCGACGGGCTGCTGATGGACACCGAGACGACGATGGTCGAGAGCTGGAAGGCCGAGTGGGCGCACCACGGGCTCGAGCTCGACCTCGCGGACGACTTCTGGCCGGGGCACGGCGGGGACACCAGCACGGTCCGGTACGCGCGGCTGGCGGCGCACGTTCCGGACTTCGATCGCGACGCCAGTCATGCACGGCGGACGGCGCATCGCGACCGGATGCACGCGTCGATGGACTTCCGGCCCGGGATCCGCGACTGGTTGCTGGAGGCCCGTGAGTTGGGCCTTCGCGTCGGGATTGCGAGCAGCTCGCCCCGGAAGTGGGTGGTGGGCCACCTGGAGCGGGTCGGCGCGCTGGACCTGTTCGACGTCGTGACGACCGGCGACGAGGTCGACGGCCACAAGCCGGATCCGGCCGTCTACAGCCTGGCGTTGGCACGGCTCGATCTCCCGGGGCGTTCTGCCCTGGCGGTCGAGGACACCCCGCACGGCGTCGAGGCCGCAGCCGCCGCGGGGATGCGGACGGCCGGCGTACCCAACCCCTACGTACCAGCGGAGACCATGCGCGCCGCCGGCGTCGTGCTCGACAGCGCCGAGCAGCTGTCGCTCAGCGAGACCTTGTACGCCGCCTGCTCAGCCGGCTGA
- a CDS encoding M28 family metallopeptidase: MTTSPVRYLVVPAAEAADAGRAARFGDRTILWCAAAQRLGRASRTVPGLLLVTQVGRSFQDDYPDVVPLLDHGRQLVISAADKPRRRSNHHWRVEPLRPGVVVDLPPLGAQRVERTTADLLAQLSPTAYQADVTWLANLPTRHSLSATFTQAVDFAAAKMVALGYTTTRMPITVGAGHSENLIGDRAGAGPGPRGLVLITAHLDSINHAGGPASSAPGADDNGSGSAGVLELGRVLATRTWQHDVRLILFGGEEQGLHGSKQYVTALPAADRARVRAVLNMDMIASKNTATPTVLLEGAAVSSTQLSDLTAAAATYTGLKVETSFNPFASDHVPFINAGLPALLTIEGADSANGNIHSAGDTLSTLTWPLAAEILRMNAAALAGWLVEVPTTVARPRPAGAVVSRGPGLLDVFVVGADRALHHKAWDGTSWRDYESLGGVIS; this comes from the coding sequence ATGACGACTTCACCTGTGCGTTATCTCGTCGTACCGGCCGCCGAGGCGGCCGATGCCGGGCGGGCTGCTCGGTTCGGGGACCGGACGATCCTGTGGTGTGCCGCCGCGCAGCGGCTCGGCCGTGCGTCGCGGACCGTGCCGGGGCTGCTGCTCGTCACGCAGGTCGGGCGGTCGTTCCAGGACGACTACCCGGACGTGGTTCCGCTGCTCGACCACGGCCGTCAGCTGGTGATCTCCGCCGCCGACAAGCCGCGGCGCCGGTCCAACCACCACTGGCGGGTCGAACCGTTGCGTCCCGGGGTCGTCGTCGACCTCCCTCCCCTCGGGGCCCAACGGGTGGAGCGGACCACCGCCGACCTGCTCGCCCAGCTCTCCCCCACGGCGTACCAGGCCGACGTCACCTGGCTGGCGAACCTGCCGACCCGGCACTCGCTCAGCGCCACCTTCACCCAGGCGGTCGACTTCGCCGCCGCGAAGATGGTTGCCCTGGGCTACACGACGACCCGGATGCCGATCACGGTCGGCGCCGGCCACTCGGAGAACCTGATCGGCGACCGCGCGGGCGCCGGTCCGGGTCCGCGCGGACTCGTGCTGATCACTGCGCACCTCGACTCGATCAACCACGCCGGTGGACCGGCCTCGTCCGCACCCGGTGCCGACGACAACGGCAGCGGTTCGGCCGGCGTACTGGAGCTTGGGCGGGTGCTGGCGACGCGCACGTGGCAACACGACGTACGGCTGATCCTGTTCGGCGGTGAGGAGCAAGGGCTGCACGGGAGCAAGCAGTACGTCACCGCGCTGCCCGCCGCTGATCGGGCGCGAGTCCGGGCAGTGCTCAACATGGACATGATCGCCTCGAAGAACACCGCGACGCCGACCGTGCTGCTGGAAGGCGCCGCGGTGTCGTCGACGCAGCTGAGTGACCTGACGGCAGCTGCGGCGACGTACACGGGGTTGAAGGTGGAGACGTCGTTCAACCCCTTCGCGAGTGACCACGTGCCGTTCATCAACGCGGGCCTGCCGGCGCTGCTGACGATCGAGGGCGCGGACAGTGCCAACGGCAACATCCACTCGGCCGGCGACACGTTGAGCACGCTGACCTGGCCGCTGGCCGCGGAGATCCTGCGGATGAACGCCGCGGCGCTCGCGGGCTGGCTGGTCGAGGTGCCGACGACGGTGGCTCGGCCGAGGCCGGCCGGGGCGGTGGTTTCTCGCGGGCCCGGGCTGCTCGATGTCTTCGTCGTCGGCGCGGATCGGGCGCTGCACCACAAGGCGTGGGACGGGACGTCCTGGCGGGATTACGAGTCCCTAGGAGGTGTCATAAGCTAA